The Oceanispirochaeta sp. genome contains the following window.
ACTCCGATAAGGCGACCCAGAGTTTCAAGGTGGGCGCGCGGAATGTGGCAGATCTCTTTTCAGAAATTGAAGGAGCCATCCGCAAGTACCAGGGTCACCTCATCTCCGGCAGTATCAATGAAACCGACAGGGGAGATCTGGAGGGATATTTTACGGTGGAAATGAACAAAATGGATGATTACAAGAAGATAGCGAAAAGCATAAGAACCATACCTTCCGTAATGAATATACAAAAAGTGAAACAATTTTAAGGAGGATAGGACCCATGAGCCTAAACATTGTCTTGCATGAACCGGAAATTCCCCAGAATACTGGAAATATTGCCAGAACCTGTGCTGCAACCGGCGCAGCTCTGCATCTGATCGAACCCCTCGGTTTTTCTATCGATGAAAAAGCAGTTCGCAGAGCCGGTCTTGACTACTGGTCAAAACTGTCCCTCTTCGTTTATGCCAGCATCGAAGATTTTTTTGAACAGAACAGCGACGGTCCCTACTTTTTCTGCACGACCAAGGCTAAAAATACCTATGCCGATGTGTCCTACCCTTCTGGAGCCTATCTGATTTTTGGAAAGGAATCCAAAGGTATTCCAGAAGAGATCCTGGGTACACACCCGGGAAACTGTATCCGGATTCCCATGAAAGAGGAAATCCGGTCGTTGAACCTGTCCAATGCGGTGGCCATCATTACCTATGAAGCCCTGAAGCAGCAGAGTTTTCATGG
Protein-coding sequences here:
- a CDS encoding tRNA (cytidine(34)-2'-O)-methyltransferase, which translates into the protein MSLNIVLHEPEIPQNTGNIARTCAATGAALHLIEPLGFSIDEKAVRRAGLDYWSKLSLFVYASIEDFFEQNSDGPYFFCTTKAKNTYADVSYPSGAYLIFGKESKGIPEEILGTHPGNCIRIPMKEEIRSLNLSNAVAIITYEALKQQSFHGMELEGELHNLSWEESLSQTS